In one Silene latifolia isolate original U9 population chromosome 10, ASM4854445v1, whole genome shotgun sequence genomic region, the following are encoded:
- the LOC141607387 gene encoding geraniol 8-hydroxylase-like has product MDYQISLLIIPFILLITLFIFFKSSSPKTKLHAPPGPKPWPIIGNLHQLGDKPHQNVARLSKEYGPIMSLKLGSIPTIVISCPKIAQEMFLKHDLAFSSRKVPVARKVTNHDKFSIIWLPVCPKWRTLRKVATIQLFSKFRLDSSQVLREMKVNESVNYTRNCWKNGVPVDIGKAGFTTLLNMMSNTLFSTDLGSHDYRSSSEEFKDIVWHLLEEGSKLNVSDFFPLLEVFDFQGVLKRNKFYFKKMLGIFDEIIEQRLSDGDSKLMVAKDDVLDTLLKLVKDNELSIDDVKHLLTDLFLAGSDTTFSTLEWAMTELLHSPQKMTRAQNEIDQVHGKNNNRSIQESDISKLPYIQAIVKETLRLHPPAPILVPHTAQTDVELSGYFVPKDTEVWVNVWSMGRDPILWKNPNLFLPERFMEGNSEIDLKHQDFRFIPFGAGRRMCPGMPLAYRMVHLMLANLIYSFNWKYENGVRVENVDGQETFGLSMQRIDPLLLIPIPR; this is encoded by the exons ATGGATTATCAAATTTCCCTTCTCATAATCCCATTTATCTTATTAattactctttttatttttttcaaatcATCATCTCCAAAAACAAAACTTCATGCTCCTCCGGGACCGAAACCATGGCCGATCATAGGCAACCTACACCAACTCGGTGACAAACCACACCAAAATGTTGCTAGACTTTCCAAAGAATATGGACCTATAATGTCCTTAAAACTAGGGAGTATCCCTACTATAGTAATATCATGCCCTAAAATAGCTCAAGAAATGTTCCTTAAGCATGACCTAGCCTTTTCTAGTAGGAAAGTTCCGGTTGCTAGAAAAGTAACAAACCATGACAAATTTTCGATAATTTGGCTCCCGGTATGTCCTAAATGGCGTACCCTAAGGAAAGTCGCGACCATTCAATTATTCAGTAAGTTTAGGCTGGATTCAAGTCAGGTCCTACGTGAAATGAAGGTCAATGAGTCAGTCAACTATACGCGAAATTGTTGGAAGAATGGTGTGCCAGTTGATATAGGCAAGGCCGGGTTTACAACCCTATTGAACATGATGTCAAACACGTTGTTCTCGACCGATTTGGGTAGCCATGATTATCGGTCGAGCTCAGAGGAGTTTAAAGATATTGTTTGGCATTTGTTGGAGGAGGGTTCCAAGCTTAATGTGTCGGATTTCTTTCCTTTGTTGGAGGTCTTTGATTTTCAAGGAGTTTTGAAAaggaataaattttattttaagaagatGCTTGGAATATTTGATGAAATAATTGAACAAAGATTGAGTGATGGTGATAGTAAATTAATGGTTGCAAAAGATGACGTGCTTGACACTCTACTCAAGCTTGTTAAGGATAATGAGTTGAGCATAGACGATGTGAAACATCTTCTCACG GACTTGTTTCTAGCAGGGAGTGACACGACATTCAGCACGTTAGAGTGGGCAATGACAGAACTATTACACAGCCCTCAAAAAATGACCCGAGCCCAAAATGAAATCGACCAAGTACATGGTAAGAATAATAATCGATCCATCCAAGAATCCGATATCTCAAAACTTCCCTACATTCAAGCAATTGTTAAAGAAACACTCAGACTACACCCACCAGCTCCAATTTTAGTACCTCATACGGCTCAAACGGACGTGGAATTAAGTGGTTATTTCGTGCCGAAAGACACGGAAGTTTGGGTCAATGTATGGTCCATGGGACGCGACCCGATCTTATGGAAAAATCCGAATTTATTTTTACCGGAGCGATTTATGGAGGGTAATAGTGAAATTGATTTGAAACATcaagattttagatttataccgTTTGGAGCAGGAAGAAGAATGTGTCCTGGCATGCCACTAGCTTATCGAATGGTGCATCTTATGTTGGCTAatcttatttattcatttaattgGAAGTACGAGAATGGTGTTAGGGTAGAAAATGTAGATGGGCAGGAGACTTTTGGATTGTCAATGCAAAGAATTGATCCACTTCTACTTATTCCAATTCCAAGGTAA
- the LOC141607116 gene encoding uncharacterized protein LOC141607116, giving the protein MQFYLLGQDLWSIVCGGETAKPARGEELKKWKVKAGKVIYVLTATVGGDMLYRIKDAETPKEAWNTLKELFSKKNDSQLQLLENELMSVRQNTMSVNEWFTKLKTLCEQITKLDPENPITDTRMRRIIIFGLRPGFMSTLIAAIRGWATQPTLIEFENIHTGGGKRNSESSSQGGSNRKSEGFRKGQGRGGFQRGGARQDRQPDQQRGQVRPNVVCYNCSKKGHYARDCWSKPAEGNVTTSNEHKNNEVEWDVQALYSVEQEGSSKKSIVHESMALVAESDNLINYKDNWIIDSGCSNHTTEDKEKFLSMSEYKRGRVVVTANNSELPITDIGKAMVIPRYSNKQVHLDNVYHV; this is encoded by the exons ATGCAATTCTATCTGTTGGGACAAGATCTTTGGAGCATCGTTTGCGGTGGTGAAACCGCAAAGCCAGCAAGAGGAGAAGAGCTGAAGAAGTGGAAGGTCAAAGCCGGAAAGGTTATATACGTGTTAACAGCAACCGTTGGGGGCGATATGCTGTACCGCATCAAAGATGCAGAAACACCAAAGGAGGCATGGAACACTTTAAAAGAGTTGTTCTCAAAGAAGAATGATTCTCAACTCCAATTGCTCGAGAATGAGTTAATGTCGGTTCGACAAAATACCATGTCGGTAAACGAGTGGTTTACCAAACTCAAAACTTTGTGTGAGCAAATCACAAAGTTGGATCCTGAAAATCCAATCACGGATACCAGGATGCGAAGAATTATTATCTTCGGTTTAAGGCCAGGTTTCATGAGTACTCTTATTGCAGCAATTCGAGGTTGGGCTACACAACCAACTCTTATTGAGTTTGAAAATAT TCATACCGGAGGTGGCAAGAGAAATTCTGAGTCGAGTTCTCAAGGCGGTTCAAATAGAAAGTCAGAAGGATTCAGAAAAGGCCAAGGAAGAGGAGGCTTCCAACGAGGGGGAGCTCGTCAAGATAGACAACCAGATCAGCAAAGAGGTCAGGTGCGCCCAAATGTCGTTTGCTACAATTGTAGTAAAAAGGGACATTATGCTCGAGATTGTTGGTCAAAACCAGCAGAAGGAAATGTCACAACATCAAACGAGCACAAAAATAATGAAGTTGAATGGGATGTTCAAGCTTTATATTCAGTTGAACAAGAAGGTTCAAGCAAGAAGTCGATAGTCCACGAATCAATGGCATTAGTCGCGGAAAGTGACAACTTAATCAATTATAAAGATAATTGGATAATTGATTCAGGTTGTTCGAATCACACGACGGAAGACAAAGAGAAGTTTCTTAGCATGTCAGAGTACAAGCGTGGACGAGTTGTTGTGACTGCAAATAATTCGGAGTTGCCAATCACTGATATTGGCAAGGCCATGGTTATCCCAAGATATAGTAATAAGCAAGTTCATCTTGATAATGTCTATCATGTATGA